A region from the Malus domestica chromosome 07, GDT2T_hap1 genome encodes:
- the LOC103438829 gene encoding cucumber peeling cupredoxin-like, with the protein MAVKSELSMALVVMMAAAAVGLVVPESLGCIPTPSGGVKYPVGDDFWAIHPNPDYYTNWSSNHFFKIGDSLVFAFETGRYNVLQVTKQEYEKCTGYKPLKVFNTGPVTIPLEEKGVFYYICNISTYCSLGQKISIKVNECPCPLPSPPPSSPPPASPTPVPPSSPPLISTPPPSPSSPNGSQPPYVQVTSPAPSPVDNGSPEGPSNSAALMHKGLFGVGFGVLLLVFG; encoded by the exons ATGGCTGTGAAGAGTGAGCTTTCCATGGCATTAGTTGTGATGATGGCGGCGGCTGCGGTGGGTTTGGTTGTTCCTGAGTCACTTGGTTGCATACCGACTCCGAGTGGTGGTGTGAAATACCCAGTCGGAGACGACTTTTGGGCCATTCATCCAAACCCTGATTACTACACAAACTGGTCCTCTAACCATTTCTTCAAGATCGGTGACTCCCTCG TTTTTGCATTCGAAACGGGGCGTTACAACGTCCTGCAAGTAACAAAGCAAGAGTATGAGAAGTGCACAGGTTACAAGCCACTGAAAGTGTTCAACACTGGTCCCGTGACTATTCCATTGGAAGAAAAGGGTGTGTTTTACTACATCTGCAACATCTCTACGTACTGTAGTCTTGGCCAGAAGATTTCTATTAAAGTTAACGAATGCCCTTGCCCACTACCAAGTCCACCTCCGTCTTCCCCGCCTCCTGCTTCTCCAACTCCTGTTCCTCCGTCTTCACCACCACTCATATCAACTCCTCCGCCATCTCCAAGCAGCCCTAACGGGTCCCAGCCTCCTTATGTGCAGGTTACAAGTCCAGCTCCGTCGCCAGTTGATAATGGTTCTCCTGAGGGTCCTTCAAACTCTGCTGCATTGATGCATAAGGGGTTGTTTGGTGTTGGTTTTGGGGTGCTACTCCTCGTTTTTGGGTGA
- the LOC103420561 gene encoding uncharacterized protein At3g28850-like, which translates to MKGVKGKLMKKLKSIGPIGIGYLKPQDRVLQVNASDGYADSNLNIQTHNFISKETEQQEKIKQLEKNVTELEPDIIDVTELMRDLDDEEESEPDGDYIDINDKENVRPKTKEKHRVEGNNNWVKTESNLEENRASKASENRRETPLSQIDISSFRRPDLNSGSLFDPNLLLAFQQAVMEYMRFTSNEDIESNFVEAPDPEPEQEPPSNKDPLLGFEEKCPPGSLESSVVLYTTTLRGIRKTFDDCNSVRFLLESFWVVFYERDVSMHMEFRQELWKILDCKAVPPNLFIKGRYIGGAEEVLTLHEQGKLKPLFEGVPMDRSIGPCEACDRVRFVICFRCSGSCKLVADEGQPDKCPECNENGLIICPLCC; encoded by the coding sequence ATGAAAGGGGTGAAAGGGAAGTTGATGAAGAAGTTGAAGTCAATCGGACCGATTGGAATTGGGTACCTGAAACCGCAAGATCGAGTTCTTCAGGTAAATGCATCGGATGGATATGCGGATTCAAATCTCAACATTCAGACCCATAATTTCATTTCAAAAGAAACGGAGCAGCAGGAGAAGATCAAACAGTTAGAGAAGAATGTGACGGAGCTAGAGCCTGACATTATCGATGTCACCGAGCTTATGAGAGACCTGGATGATGAAGAAGAGTCGGAGCCCGATGGCGATTATATCGACATCAACGACAAGGAAAACGTTAGGCCTAAAACGAAGGAGAAACACCGAGTAGAGGGCAACAACAATTGGGTTAAAACAGAGTCAAATTTGGAGGAAAACAGAGCTTCTAAAGCTTCAGAAAATCGAAGAGAGACCCCTTTGTCGCAGATTGACATCTCGTCTTTCCGGAGACCGGACTTAAACTCCGGTAGCCTCTTCGACCCGAACCTACTGTTAGCCTTTCAGCAAGCGGTGATGGAATATATGAGGTTTACTTCAAATGAAGACATAGAATCCAATTTTGTAGAAGCGCCAGATCCCGAGCCAGAGCAAGAGCCGCCCTCAAATAAAGACCCTCTATTAGGCTTCGAAGAAAAGTGTCCGCCTGGTAGTTTGGAATCATCGGTAGTTCTCTACACTACAACCCTTCGGGGGATTCGAAAGACTTTTGACGATTGCAACAGCGTTCGATTTcttttagagagtttttgggtTGTGTTCTACGAGCGAGATGTGTCAATGCACATGGAATTCCGACAAGAGCTTTGGAAGATTTTGGATTGCAAAGCAGTGCCTCCAAATCTTTTCATAAAGGGGAGATATATCGGGGGAGCAGAGGAGGTCTTGACACTTCACGAGCAAGGAAAGCTCAAGCCGCTCTTTGAAGGAGTGCCGATGGATCGGTCCATTGGCCCCTGTGAAGCTTGTGATAGAGTTCGGTTTGTGATTTGCTTCCGATgcagtgggagctgcaagctcgTTGCCGATGAGGGGCAGCCGGATAAGTGCCCCGAGTGTAACGAAAATGGGTTGATTATTTGCCCCTTGTGTTGCTGA
- the LOC103442426 gene encoding uncharacterized protein: protein MSINRLQSILLLGTTPPHRRLLPPHSFISRAWFCSGRSFRNPIHMETDASCDAAVVGDSDLLLKKIDAIRDAGPAKLQVIADFDATLTRYRVNGCRGQSSHGLLQQENPEYDRKRQELYEHYHPLEFSPTIPLEEKTKLMEEWWGRTHGLLVEGGVTYDGIKQSVADSTIAFREGVVELFEFLEERDIPVLIFSAGLADIIEEVMRQKVHRLFKNVKIVSNRMEFDDNGRLLSFRGKTIHSLNKNEHALDMAGPLHDRLGDVDGPPYENASVKTRLNVLLLGDHIGDLGMSDGLNYENRISVGFLNDNVENSLDGYRKAFDMVYLNDAPMWGVVKLVSQLCPVGGD, encoded by the exons ATGAGCATTAATCGTCTCCAAAGCATCCTCCTTCTCGGCACCACCCCCCCCCACCGCCGCTTGCTTCCACCCCACTCGTTTATTTCCAG GGCTTGGTTTTGTAGCGGCAGAAGCTTCAGAAATCCGATCCACATGGAAACCGATGCTTCTTGTGACGCGGCGGTTGTGGGTGACTCCGACCTCCTGCTCAAGAAAATTGATGCTATTCGCGATGCCGGTCCCGCCAAACTTCAG GTAATAGCAGATTTTGATGCCACCTTAACCAGGTACCGGGTCAATGGTTGCCGGGGACAAA GTAGTCATGGCCTTTTGCAGCAGGAGAATCCGGAATATGATAGGAAAAGACAGGAATTGTATGAACATTATCATCCGTTAGAGTTCTCCCCGACAATTCCACTTGAAGAGAAAACTAAGCTTATGGAAGAATG GTGGGGGAGAACTCATGGTCTCTTAGTTGAGGGTGGCGTTACATATGATGGAATAAAGCAATCTGTTGCTGACTCCACGATTGCTTTTAGGGAGGGTGTTGTAGAACTATTTGAGTTTTTGGAG GAAAGAGACATCCCTGTTCTTATATTTTCTGCGGGACTTGCTGATATCATAGAGGAG GTCATGCGGCAGAAGGTTCACAGACTTTTCAAAAATGTGAAGATTGTTTCCAATCGGATGGAATTTGATGATAACGGTCGCCTCTTATCTTTCAGAG GGAAGACGATTCATAGTTTGAATAAAAATGAGCATGCTCTTGATATGGCCGGTCCCCTTCATGATCGATTAGGTGATGTAGACGGGCCACCTTATGAGAATGCCTCAGTCAAGACCAGGTTAAATGTCCTGCTTCTGGGTGATCACATTGGTGACCTTGGAATGTCTGACGGTTTGAACTATGAGAATAGAATATCCGTGGGATTTCT GAATGACAATGTGGAGAACTCTCTGGATGGCTATCGAAAAGCCTTTGATATGGTTTACCTG AATGATGCACCCATGTGGGGAGTCGTAAAGCTTGTTTCGCAACTTTGTCCAGTTGGAGGTGATTGA